In the Arthrobacter sp. CDRTa11 genome, GCAGCTTGCGTGAGATTCCGGTCATGGATCCGCCGGGCACGTACACAAGGTAGCGGCCTGGAAGGGAGATTTGGCTGGTCAGGCGTGCGCCCTTATGGCCCACGGGGTCCTTGGTGACCTGGACCAGGACGGTATCTCCGGATTTCAGCGCGTTCTCGATGCGGCGCTGCTTGCCTTCGAGGTTGACGGCCTCCCAGTTCACTTCGCCGGCATAGAGCACGGCGTTGCGGCCGCGTCCGATGTCAACGAAGGCTGCTTCCATGGACGGCAGCACATTCTGGACCTTGCCCAGGTAGACGTTGCCGATCAGCGAATCCTGCTGCGTCTTGGAGACGAAGTGCTCAGCCAGGACGCCGTCCTCCAGCACTGCGATCTGTATTCTGTCGTCGCGCTGGCGGACGATCATCTGCCGGTCCACCGACTCCCGGCGGGCAAGGAACTCGGCCTCGGTGATGACGGTGCGGCGGCGGCCAGTGTCGCGGGACTCCCGGCGACGCTGCTTCTTGGCTTCGAGCCTGGTGGAGCCCTTGACACTGGTCACCCGGTTGTTGACTACCGGCTCGGTAACGGCGCGGGGAGCACGGACACGGGTCACTGTGTTGGGCGGGTCATCGTCCCCGCCACCGGTAAGTTCGAGGTCCTGCTCACCGCGGCGGCGACGGCGACGGCGGCGGGAGGTCACGCCCTCTTCAGCCTGACCGGCAGACTCTTCATCGGCGTCGTCCGCGGTGCTGTCCTGGGCGCCTTCGGCGCTATCACCCTCAAGGTCACGGCCGCCGGTGCGGCTCCGTCCGCGGCGGCCACGGCTGCGGCGCCGGCCGCGGATGCCGGCGTCATCGCCGGAGCCGTCCTCGGCGTCGTCGTCCTCTGCTTCTTCCACAGCTGCAGCCGGAGCAGGAGGAGCCTGGCGGACCACGGTGCTCAGGTCCGGGGCCTGGAACAGCACAGACGTGGGCGACGGCTCCAGGAAAAGCGATCCAAAGGGGCTGGCGGCCGGTGCTGCTTCCTCGGCCTTGGCTTCCACTGCCGGCTCGGGTGCCGGTGCGGCTTCAGGCTCTGGTGCGGTTTCAAGCTCCCTGTCCGTGGGGGCAGCGGCGTCTTCAGCAGCGACTTCCTGACCTGCGGACGTTTCTTCTTCGGCGGCCACGGGTTCGGCCGCCGGGGCGGACAGTGGCTCGGCTGCGGACCTTGGCTCGGCGGCGGACATCTTGCGGGTGGCAACACGGCGACGGCGCACAGGCTTCGCCTCGGCTTCGGCGTCGGGACCAGCAGCGGCAGCTTCCGGGTCAGGCTGGGCGGCGGCAGGCTGATCATTCACGACGGTGCCGGCCTCCTCTACAGCGAAGGCAGGAAGGGGCTCTGCTGTGTCAGCCTTCTTGCGGGCGCGTGTGCGGCGGACAGGCGCCTTGGCTTCCGGGGCCTCTGCGACAGGTGCGTCCGCCGACGGGGCGCCCGTTGCGGATGCGTCCGCCACGGCTGTCTCCATGGCCTCACTTGCTGCCGGGGCAGCCTTCCGCCGGGTCCTGGTGGCTTTCTTCGGAGCTTCCGGGGCTCCCGCGTCATCGCTAACTGCTGCATTGTCGTTAACGGCTAGGACTTGTTCATTTTCCATATGTGGCAACACTCCTGCCCCTGACGTACCGCCACATCCGGCACCCATTGGGGCACATATTGTCAAAACCCGCAGGCATTGACAGAAGTCAAGTGGATACTCCCAGGTTCGCACCGGCAGTGGGGTGCGGCAGCCCGTGGGAGCCGTCGGCTGTGTTCTGAAAACCCGTTGTTCTACACGCCACAACCAGGTGCCGACCAATGGAATTGCGGGAAGCCGGATCAGAGAATCCGATGCCTGCCCTGCTCATCATTGGCGGTCTTGGGAACAAGCCACCGGACCGGAGTCCGAATGTGGGTCGGTCTCCAGCCACGTTCATTCTCTCACACACCGGCTCGAAGACGGCGGAGGCAACCGCATCCGGTCAGTGGCTGGTTCTGCAGGCTGAGTCCCGTCCCCAGCCGCCGGCGTTACAATCAGGGCAAGGAGCACCCGATGCAAAGGACGCAACGAACCATGCCCAGTATCTCCCCTGCCAGGGGCGCCGGAAGCCCGGCCTCAGCCGCCGTGGCAGCGCCGGAACCCATCACGGACGCTGGCGTGCCACCCATGGCCCGAAACCGGCCGTTTGGCTGGCTTTTGGTCATCACCGGGGCCATCGGCTGGCTGGCTTCCGGAATCCTCGTGCTGGAAAAGCTCGAGGTACTCAAGGATCCGAACCACACCACTGTCTGCGACGTTAACCCGTGGATCTCGTGCGGTCAGGTAATGCAGACGCCGCAAAGCTCCGTGTTCGGGTTCCCCAACATGTTCATTGGCATCGTCGCTTTCGCGGTCATCATCACCACGGGCATGGCCCTGCTGGCCGGCGCCAATTTTGCCCGCTGGTACTGGCTGGGACTCCAGGCGGGCGTGACGCTGGGCTTTGCGTTTGTGGTGTGGCTGTGGTTCCAGGCCTTGTATGAAATCCACATCCTGTGCCCGTTCTGCATGGTGGTCTGGGCTGCCATGATCCCCCTGTTCGTCTGGGTGACAGTCCGGAACATCACGCAGGGCGCCATCCCGGTGCCTGCCGGTGCCGCCCGTATCGTGGGCGAGTCGGGTTGGATCGTGACCGCGCTGCTGTACGTGGCTGTCATCGCCACCATCTTCTTCGCCTTTATCCAGGTGTTCGTGGGAACCTCAGGCTTCTAGTTCCAGCCGCACCCCCACCACACAGCCCCCACAGACAGCGCGAACGAACACTTGAGGCCCCTGTTCCTTTCAAAACAGGGGCCTCAAGTGTTCGTTCGCGCCATAGTGGGCGAAGGATTCGATCCGAAAAGAACCTAGTCCTGGAACCAGATCTTGATTTCGCGCTCCGCGGAGTCCACCGAATCTGATCCGTGGACAAGGTTCTGCTGCACCTTCAGGCCCCAGTCGCGGCCAAAGTCGCCGCGAATGGTGCCGGGTGCTGCCGTCGTGGGGTCCGTGGTGCCGGCGAGGGAGCGGAAGCCTTCGATGACGCGGTGGCCTTCGAAGATCGCCGCCACTACCGGGCCGCTGAGCATGAACTCCACGAGCGGCTCGTAGAACGGCTTGCCCACGTGTTCCTCATAATGCTGCTCCAGCAGCTCACGGCTTGCGTCCACCTTCTTCAGCTCGGCAAGGGTGTAACCCTTGGCCTCGATGCGGCTCAGGATGGCGCCGCTCAGGTTACGGGCCACGCCGTCGGGCTTAATCAAAACCAGGGTGCGCTCAATGCTCACGGTTGCTCCAATGCGTTGGTGGGGTTTCGGGACAATTCTACGAGGCTTCGGGATGCGCGGCGTTCCACTGTGCCTGCTCGAGTTCCCGCTGGGCCGCCTCGGAATCGATCCTGATGCCCGTACGGATGCCGTACCACCAGGCCAAGCCAAAGAGCGCACCCACCAGGAACATCATGGGTTCCACGATGCCGATAAGAATCAGCACGATCTGCAGGATCCACCCCAGGGCGATTCCCCAGGGCTTTGCCAGCACCGCACAGGCGAGGATCATCACCACGCTGAGGGCGATGCCAACACCCAGGATCAGCGCCGGCGGAAACTCTCCCAGCTTGAGCCCAAAGACGGCCAGCGTGGCGAAGAATGCCACAAAGGCCTCGAGCAGCAGGACAGTGGAGGCGAACATCACCTTGGTTGAGCGGCGCTTTTTCGGCATTCCCGGACGCCACTCCCGCTGGGCTTTCGTCAGCCTGGCCATCGGCTAAGCCTCCGTCTTTCCCAGCAGGATCCGCGCTTCGGCGACGAGAGTGATGGAGCCTGTCACCAGCACTCCGCCGGAGAGGTCGTCGTTCGCCTCTGCACGTTCAACGGCCCATTCCAGGGCGTCGTCGAGCTTCTCGGCTATGTGGACGTTGTCCTCGCCGAAGCCCATTTCCACGGCAAGCTCCGCGAGCTCGGCGGCGGGCACCGCCCGCGGGGAGTTGGACTGGGTGAAGCAGTACTCATCGGCCACCTCGCCCAAGGATTCCTTGAGCTGGCGAAGGATTTCCTCGGCGTCCTTTTCCTTTAGCACGCCCACCACCGGCACCAGCTTGCTGAAGCTGAAGGCCTCCTGGATCGCTTCGGCGGAAACACGGATGCCGTCGGGGTTGTGCGCTGCGTCCACGATGATGGTGGGCGCTGTCCGGACAACCTCAAGGCGGCCGGGCGAGGTGACGCTGGCGAATGCTTCCTGGAGCAGCTCGGCGTCGAGTTCCTTTTCGCCGCCGAAGAACGCTTCCAGTGCGGCCACGGCCACAGCCGCGTTCTGGGCCTGGTGCGCGCCGTGCAGCGGTACGAGGACTTCCGGATACCGGCCTGCGATGCCCTGGATGCTGACCACCTGGCCGCCCACGGCAACCGTCCGGGATTCGACGCCGAACTCCACGCCTTCGAACCGGAACGGGACACCCACGTCCTTGGCCTTTTCGAGCAGCACCTGGGCAGCATCCACCGGCTGGGCTGCGCTGATCAGGTACCCGCCGGGCTTGATGATGCCGGCCTTTTCATACGCGATGTCCTCGGTGGTATCACCCAGCAGGTCTGTGTGGTCCAGGGAAATGGGCGTGATGACGGACACCTGGCCGTCCCCTACGTTGGTGGCGTCGGTGATGCCGCCCAGGCCCACTTCAATCACCGCGACGTTGACAGGCTGATCGGCAAAGATGGCAAAGCCAAGGATGGTGAGGCATTCGAAGTAGGTCAGCCGGGGTTCACCGGCCGCCGTCAGTTCGTCGTCCACGATCTGCAGGTACGGGCGGATTTCATCCCAGATCCGGACAAACGTGGCATCAGATACCGGGTGGCCGTCAATGCTGATCCGCTCGGTGACCTTGGACAGGTGCGGGCTGGTGTAGCGGCCCGTACTCAGTCCGTGGGCGCGGAGGCCGGCTTCAATCATCCGGGCCGTGGAGGTTTTGCCGTTGGTCCCGGTCACATGAATGATCGGGAAGGCCTTGTTTGGCTCCCCCAGCACGTCCATGGCGCGGAACAGCGGCGCCAACCGGGGTTCCATCTTGTTTTCCGGAGCCCGGCCGAGCAACTCGGCGTAGACGCTCTCAACGGAGAATTCGTCGCTCATGTCCTAGGCCTCTACTTTTTCGACGGTGATCTGCAGTTCAGTGTCATCTCCGCTGGAGGACATGTGAAGTTCTACTGTGAGCGTTTCGGCGACGACCAGGTTTTCGTTGGCCTTGATGGCTTCCACCATGCTTCTGGGTGCCTGGATACCCGTCCGGATACGGTCGCTGACGTTCAGCCCGGCATCCTTGCGTGCCTGCTGGATGGCGCGGACCATGTCGCGGGCAATGCCCTCAGCCTCAAGCTCCGGGGTGACCTCAGTGTTGAGGACCACAAAACCTCCGCCGGGAAGCACGGCGGCCGCCCTGGTGGCTGGACCAGTACCGGCGCCGGCCGCGGCTTCCGCCACTACGGTCTCCAGCGTGTATTCCTGCGGTTCCAGTTCCAGGCCGCCGGCCGTGACAACGCCTGCCTCGGAGACTGACCAGTCGCCGGACTTGGATCCCTTGATGGCCTGCTGGACGTTTTTCCCGAGGCGCGGACCCGCTGCCCGGGCGTTCACCACGAGCTTCTGCTCAATGCCGAAC is a window encoding:
- the ndk gene encoding nucleoside-diphosphate kinase, which codes for MSIERTLVLIKPDGVARNLSGAILSRIEAKGYTLAELKKVDASRELLEQHYEEHVGKPFYEPLVEFMLSGPVVAAIFEGHRVIEGFRSLAGTTDPTTAAPGTIRGDFGRDWGLKVQQNLVHGSDSVDSAEREIKIWFQD
- a CDS encoding vitamin K epoxide reductase family protein; translated protein: MPSISPARGAGSPASAAVAAPEPITDAGVPPMARNRPFGWLLVITGAIGWLASGILVLEKLEVLKDPNHTTVCDVNPWISCGQVMQTPQSSVFGFPNMFIGIVAFAVIITTGMALLAGANFARWYWLGLQAGVTLGFAFVVWLWFQALYEIHILCPFCMVVWAAMIPLFVWVTVRNITQGAIPVPAGAARIVGESGWIVTALLYVAVIATIFFAFIQVFVGTSGF
- a CDS encoding bifunctional folylpolyglutamate synthase/dihydrofolate synthase; translated protein: MSDEFSVESVYAELLGRAPENKMEPRLAPLFRAMDVLGEPNKAFPIIHVTGTNGKTSTARMIEAGLRAHGLSTGRYTSPHLSKVTERISIDGHPVSDATFVRIWDEIRPYLQIVDDELTAAGEPRLTYFECLTILGFAIFADQPVNVAVIEVGLGGITDATNVGDGQVSVITPISLDHTDLLGDTTEDIAYEKAGIIKPGGYLISAAQPVDAAQVLLEKAKDVGVPFRFEGVEFGVESRTVAVGGQVVSIQGIAGRYPEVLVPLHGAHQAQNAAVAVAALEAFFGGEKELDAELLQEAFASVTSPGRLEVVRTAPTIIVDAAHNPDGIRVSAEAIQEAFSFSKLVPVVGVLKEKDAEEILRQLKESLGEVADEYCFTQSNSPRAVPAAELAELAVEMGFGEDNVHIAEKLDDALEWAVERAEANDDLSGGVLVTGSITLVAEARILLGKTEA
- a CDS encoding DUF4233 domain-containing protein, coding for MARLTKAQREWRPGMPKKRRSTKVMFASTVLLLEAFVAFFATLAVFGLKLGEFPPALILGVGIALSVVMILACAVLAKPWGIALGWILQIVLILIGIVEPMMFLVGALFGLAWWYGIRTGIRIDSEAAQRELEQAQWNAAHPEAS